In Triticum urartu cultivar G1812 chromosome 6, Tu2.1, whole genome shotgun sequence, the following proteins share a genomic window:
- the LOC125513914 gene encoding immune-associated nucleotide-binding protein 9-like gives MGGGGGCGCGDGDGDGNLVLPCQSPPLAEVTLALVGKIGTGKSATANCILGTHAFASEFAYVSVTETCQKSSATFHDGYGATRTVNVIDTPGLFDMEISIEDARKEIVKCIDMSKDGIHAMLIVFSATSRFSCEEQNTVESIKRFFGDKIVNHIILVFTHGDAVGDDVAWKKMLAVRSPVYLQDMIKLCQNRVFLFDNMTSNIERREMQRRKLLDAVDFVISSNGGTSFSYKMLPHIQEANDGQSENSTGGYSAERIYEQLTQITKKVDENLNSTEEEIQRLKERLEKSQKEHDNVKQEMTNAENLRRLEEQKMEEQKVEINNLREELEKARQVEMERKEKEIQRLMESLDLANKEKDNYRTMYGNKCIVM, from the exons ATGGGTGGCGGCGGTGGCTGTGGATGTGgagacggggacggcgacggcaACTTGGTGCTGCCCTGCCAGTCCCCTCCGCTCGCCGAGGTCACCCTCGCCCTCGTCGGTAAGATCGGCACCGGCAAGAGCGCCACCGCCAACTGCATCCTCGGGACCCACGCCTTTGCGTCGGAGTTCGCCTACGTAAGCGTCACCGAGACCTGCCAGAAGAGCAGCGCCACCTTCCACGACGGCTATGGCGCCACCCGCACCGTCAACGTCATTGACACCCCAG GCTTATTTGACATGGAGATTTCGATTGAGGATGCCCGTAAAGAGATTGTAAAGTGCATTGACATGAGCAAAGATGGCATACATGCTATGCTTATTGTGTTCTCAGCCACATCACGGTTTTCTTGTGAAGAGCAGAATACAGTTGAGTCAATTAAACGGTTTTTTGGTGACAAAATCGTCAACCACATTATATTAGTTTTCACACATGGAGATGCGGTTGGGGATGACGTTGCCTGGAAGAAAATGCTAGCTGTGAGGTCCCCGGTTTATCTCCAG GACATGATAAAGCTATGCCAAAATAGGGTTTTTCTCTTTGACAACATGACCAGTAATATTGAGCGCCGTGAGATGCAACGTCGGAAATTGCTTGATGCAGTTGACTTTGTTATATCAAGTAATGGTGGCACATCATTTTCCTACAAGATGCTCCCTCACATTCAG GAAGCAAATGATGGACAAAGTGAGAATAGTACCGGTGGATATTCTGCAGAAAGGATATATGAACAATTGACACAGATAACCAAGAAG GTTGATGAAAACCTGAACAGTACAGAAGAGGAGATCCAGAGGCTCAAGGAGAGGCTGGAGAAATCTCAGAAAGAGCATGATAATGTCAAACAAGAAATGACAAATGCAGAGAACCTGAGAAGGCTAGAGGAGCAGAAGATGGAGGAGCAGAAAGTGGAGATCAACAATCTGAGAGAGGAACTTGAGAAGGCAAGGCAGGTAGAGATGGAGCGCAAGGAGAAGGAGATCCAGAGGCTCATGGAGAGCCTGGACCTGGCAAACAAGGAGAAGGACAACTACAGAACGATGTACGGGAACAAGTGCATCGTTATGTGA